The following coding sequences lie in one Hordeum vulgare subsp. vulgare unplaced genomic scaffold, MorexV3_pseudomolecules_assembly, whole genome shotgun sequence genomic window:
- the LOC123416986 gene encoding ribosomal protein S4, mitochondrial-like isoform X1 produces MPALRFKTCRLLPGNVRNRELSLIQRRILRRLRNKRRSIKRNLSRRENLNSNIKSQTTRKLSLYYGDLPIREMHRGRERTSYIPFLLNQETRSDVIPVRLHFSDTLPQARQPISHRRVCLNNGLVTITHLKVSHGDLISFKENDARTRGFEIRRSFYIDISVGKIIGKFLSAISVGKRRGKFLPAISVGKRRGKFLPAISVGKRRGKFLLARIWRRTKTEWFRLLTTQRGCRLLLKSLFLQELRSYMQEEYFERTKKFGSAKVCLGSSFAEHNRMKRNLFHFKYFFLLKRGKEKNRNLPTRTISPFVYKSSLYSNSTYCSGSPFTRKIRIKRIELPTHYSEVNHRTLKAVVSYGPNIGHIPHDIRLKDPNLPLRSGNGRGQNI; encoded by the coding sequence ATGCCAGCATTAAGATTTAAAACGTGTCGTCTACTTCCAGGAAATGTTCGGAACAGAGAACTTTCTCTAATCCAACGCCGTATTCTCCGAAGATTGAGGAACAAGAGGAGATCCATTAAAAGAAATCTTTCTCGGAGAGAAAATCTAAACAGTAACATCAAATCACAAACTACACGAAAGTTGTCTCTTTATTATGGGGATTTACCCATAAGGGAGATGCACAGAGGAAGAGAACGAACTTCATATATCCCTTTTTTACTCAATCAAGAAACAAGATCGGACGTGATTCCGGTTCGTCTCCATTTTAGTGACACTCTTCCTCAAGCAAGGCAGCCGATAAGTCATCGAAGGGTTTGTTTGAATAATGGACTGGTAACCATTACTCATTTGAAAGTTTCCCACGGTGATCTAATATCTTTTAAAGAAAATGACGCGAGAACCCGCGGTTTTGAAATAAGGAGATCTTTCTATATCGACATATCAGTTGGAAAAATCATAGGCAAATTCCTATCGGCCATATCAGTTGGAAAAAGAAGAGGCAAATTCCTACCGGCCATATCAGTTGGAAAAAGAAGAGGCAAATTCCTACCGGCCATATCAGTTGGAAAAAGAAGAGGCAAATTCCTACTGGCCAGAATCTGGAGAAGAACAAAAACAGAATGGTTCCGCTTACTCACAACTCAGAGGGGATGCCGCTTACTACTCAAATCCTTGTTTTTGCAAGAGTTGCGTTCTTATATGCAAGAAGAATACTTTGAAAGAACAAAGAAGTTTGGATCCGCAAAAGTATGCTTAGGCAGTTCCTTCGCTGAGCACAACAGAATGAAGAGGAATTTGTTTCATTTCAAATACTTCTTCTTATTGAAAAGAGGGAAGGAGAAAAACCGAAATCTTCCTACTCGAACAATAAGTCCTTTTGTTTACAAGTCTTCTTTATATAGTAATTCGACCTATTgctccggatccccgtttactagGAAGATAAGAATCAAAAGGATCGAACTACCTACTCATTATTCGGAGGTGAATCATAGAACACTAAAAGCTGTGGTATCTTATGGACCTAACATAGGTCACATCCCTCACGACATAAGATTGAAAGATCCAAACCTTCCTCTTCGGAGCGGAAACGGACGTGGCCAAAACATATAA
- the LOC123416986 gene encoding ribosomal protein S4, mitochondrial-like isoform X2: MPALRFKTCRLLPGNVRNRELSLIQRRILRRLRNKRRSIKRNLSRRENLNSNIKSQTTRKLSLYYGDLPIREMHRGRERTSYIPFLLNQETRSDVIPVRLHFSDTLPQARQPISHRRVCLNNGLVTITHLKVSHGDLISFKENDARTRGFEIRRSFYIDISVGKIIGKFLSAISVGKRRGKFLPAISVGKRRGKFLLARIWRRTKTEWFRLLTTQRGCRLLLKSLFLQELRSYMQEEYFERTKKFGSAKVCLGSSFAEHNRMKRNLFHFKYFFLLKRGKEKNRNLPTRTISPFVYKSSLYSNSTYCSGSPFTRKIRIKRIELPTHYSEVNHRTLKAVVSYGPNIGHIPHDIRLKDPNLPLRSGNGRGQNI, from the exons ATGCCAGCATTAAGATTTAAAACGTGTCGTCTACTTCCAGGAAATGTTCGGAACAGAGAACTTTCTCTAATCCAACGCCGTATTCTCCGAAGATTGAGGAACAAGAGGAGATCCATTAAAAGAAATCTTTCTCGGAGAGAAAATCTAAACAGTAACATCAAATCACAAACTACACGAAAGTTGTCTCTTTATTATGGGGATTTACCCATAAGGGAGATGCACAGAGGAAGAGAACGAACTTCATATATCCCTTTTTTACTCAATCAAGAAACAAGATCGGACGTGATTCCGGTTCGTCTCCATTTTAGTGACACTCTTCCTCAAGCAAGGCAGCCGATAAGTCATCGAAGGGTTTGTTTGAATAATGGACTGGTAACCATTACTCATTTGAAAGTTTCCCACGGTGATCTAATATCTTTTAAAGAAAATGACGCGAGAACCCGCGGTTTTGAAATAAGGAGATCTTTCTATATCGACATATCAGTTGGAAAAATCATAGGCAAATTCCTATCGGCCATATCAGTTGGAAAAAGAAGAGGCAAATTCCTACCGGCCATATCAGTTGGAAAAAGAAGAG GCAAATTCCTACTGGCCAGAATCTGGAGAAGAACAAAAACAGAATGGTTCCGCTTACTCACAACTCAGAGGGGATGCCGCTTACTACTCAAATCCTTGTTTTTGCAAGAGTTGCGTTCTTATATGCAAGAAGAATACTTTGAAAGAACAAAGAAGTTTGGATCCGCAAAAGTATGCTTAGGCAGTTCCTTCGCTGAGCACAACAGAATGAAGAGGAATTTGTTTCATTTCAAATACTTCTTCTTATTGAAAAGAGGGAAGGAGAAAAACCGAAATCTTCCTACTCGAACAATAAGTCCTTTTGTTTACAAGTCTTCTTTATATAGTAATTCGACCTATTgctccggatccccgtttactagGAAGATAAGAATCAAAAGGATCGAACTACCTACTCATTATTCGGAGGTGAATCATAGAACACTAAAAGCTGTGGTATCTTATGGACCTAACATAGGTCACATCCCTCACGACATAAGATTGAAAGATCCAAACCTTCCTCTTCGGAGCGGAAACGGACGTGGCCAAAACATATAA
- the LOC123416989 gene encoding cytochrome c oxidase subunit 3 yields MGVKGGLHTTGAKWFMIESQRHSYHLVDPSPWPISGSLGALATTVGGVMYMHSFQGGATLLSLGLIFLLYTMFVWWRDVLRESTLEGHHTKAVQLGPRYGSILFIVSEVMLLFAFFWASSHSSLAPTVEIGGIWPPKGIGVLDPWEIPLLNTPILPSSGAAVTWAHHAILAGKEKRAVYALVATVSLALVSTGFQGMEYYQAPSTISDSIYGSTFFLATGFHGFHVIIGTLFLIVCGIRQYLGHLTKKHHVGFEAAAWYWHFVDVVRLFPFVSIYWWGGI; encoded by the coding sequence ATGGGGGTGAAGGGGGGTTTACATACAACCGGGGCAAAGTGGTTTATGATTGAATCTCAGAGGCATTCTTATCATTTGGTAGATCCAAGTCCATGGCCTATTTCGGGTTCACTCGGAGCTTTGGCAACCACCGTAGGAGGTGTGATGTACATGCACTCATTTCAAGGGGGTGCAACACTTCTCAGTTTGGGCCTAATATTTCTCCTTTATACCATGTTCGTATGGTGGCGGGATGTTCTACGTGAATCCACGTTGGAAGGGCATCATACAAAAGCTGTACAATTAGGACCTCGATATGGTTCTATTCTCTTCATAGTCTCGGAGGTTATGCTCCTTTTTGCTTTTTTTTgggcttcttctcattcttctttggCACCTACGGTAGAGATCGGAGGTATTTGGCCCCCAAAAGGGATTGGGGTTTTAGATCCTTGGGAAATCCCTCTTCTTAATACCCCTATTCTCCCTTCATCCGGAGCTGCCGTAACTTGGGCTCATCATGCTATACTCGCGGGGAAGGAAAAACGAGCAGTTTACGCTTTAGTAGCAACCGTTTCACTGGCTCTAGTATCCACTGGCTTTCAAGGAATGGAATATTACCAAGCACCCTCCACTATTTCGGATAGTATTTATGGTTCTACCTTTTTCTTAGCAACTGGCTTTCATGGTTTTCATGTGATTATAGGTACTCTTTTCTTGATCGTATGTGGTATTCGCCAATATCTTGGTCATCTGACCAAGAAGCATCACGTTGGCTTTGAAGCAGCTGCATGGTACTGGCATTTTGTAGACGTGGTTCGGTTATTTCCATTTGTCTCTATCTATTGGTGGGGAGgtatatga
- the LOC123416985 gene encoding ribosomal protein S3, mitochondrial: protein MGDYLARFREHVYVVCAGEWKPPPQKRSGSSHGSVTIDSIYYYGKSLYQDVNLRSYFSSIRPPTKLAFGFRLGRCIILHFPKRTFIHFFLPGRSPRLKRKQDKKSRPVLQEKGWWPTFGKVGPIGCLHSSEGTEEERNEVRGRGAGKRVESIDREKQNEIRIWPKKMQRYGYHDRSPSRKKNFDKSLRVSGAFKRPQYAGVVNDIPFLMGNAASLLKRNRIKLFLPKKSRSDGPTSHLLKRTLPAVRPSLNYSVMQYFFNTKNKMHFDPVLILNHFVAPGVAEPSTMGGAKGGSLDKRIRSRIAFFLESSTSEKKCLARAKKRLIHFIRQANDLRFAGTTKTTISLFPFFGATFFFPRDGVGVYNNPFFEYAREQLLAQFRIKCRNLMGKDKVMELIEKFIDLGRIGKLIKGIEMMIEIILRKRIIPYGYNSYLNEVQKMRSFLSNRTNTNTLIESVKIKSVYQSASLIAQDISFQLRNNPISFRSIFSKIVKDIPLIMPKGVEGIRICCSGRLGGAEIARTECGKYGKTSCNVFNHKIDYAPAEVSTRNGISGVKVRISYSKNKKGRAISETYEI, encoded by the coding sequence ATGGGTGACTATCTAGCACGGTTCAGAGAGCACGTGTATGTAGTCTGCGCTGGTGAATGGAAGCCCCCGCCGCAAAAAAGAAGCGGCTCTTCCCACGGCTCTGTCACCATTGACTCTATTTATTATTATGGTAAATCATTGTATCAAGATGTCAATCTTAGATCTTATTTTAGTTCGATACGTCCACCTACGAAACTCGCCTTTGGCTTTCGTCTCGGTAGGTGTATTATTCTACATTTTCCCAAAAGGACATTCATTCATTTCTTTCTTCCCGGGCGATCACCACGACTAAAACGAAAACAAGACAAGAAATCAAGACCCGTACTACAGGAAAAGGGCTGGTGGCCGACATTTGGGAAAGTCGGGCCGATCGGGTGTCTTCATTCAAGCGAGGGTACAGAGGAAGAACGAAACGAAGTGAGAGGCCGGGGGGCAGGGAAAAGAGTCGAGTCGATCGACCGGGAGAAGCAAAACGAAATCCGGATTTGGCCGAAAAAGATGCAACGTTATGGATACCATGACCGATCACCATCGAGAAAGAAGAATTTTGATAAATCACTTCGGGTGAGCGGGGCCTTCAAGCGGCCTCAATACGCCGGGGTTGTAAATGACATACCTTTCCTTATGGGAAATGCCGCCTCCTTACTAAAAAGGAATAGAATCAAGTTATTTTTACCAAAGAAGTCCCGCTCTGACGGCCCGACGAGTCATCTACTAAAAAGGACCCTCCCCGCTGTGCGCCCCTCCTTGAATTATTCGGTCATGCAATACTTTTTTAATACTAAGAATAAAATGCATTTCGACCCCGTCCTAATTCTCAATCATTTCGTGGCACCGGGTGTGGCTGAACCATCTACGATGGGGGGAGCGAAGGGAGGAAGCTTAGATAAGAGAATACGCTCTCGCATCGCTTTTTTTTTAGAAAGCTCTACCAGCGAGAAAAAGTGTTTGGCCCGAGCCAAAAAGAGGTTGATCCACTTCATTCGCCAAGCGAATGATCTTCGCTTCGCGGGaacaacaaaaaccaccatatCGCTCTTTCCTTTCTTCGGTGCTACCTTCTTTTTTCCAAGGGATGGGGTTGGGGTGTATAATAACCCTTTTTTTGAGTATGCCCGGGAACAACTCCTAGCTCAATTTAGGATCAAATGTAGGAACCTCATGGGTAAGGATAAGGTAATGGAATTGATAGAGAAATTCATAGACCTAGGTAGGATAGGCAAATTGATAAAGGGAATAGagatgatgatagagatcatacTGAGAAAGAGGATAATTCCGTACGGGTACAACTCTTATTTGAACGAAGTGCAAAAAATGCGATCTTTTTTGTCTAATAGAACAAACACTAATACCTTAATTGAGTCGGTAAAGATCAAATCTGTTTATCAAAGTGCTTCTCTGATTGCTCAAGACATCTCTTTTCAACTGAGGAACAATCCAATCTCATTTCGTTCCATTTTTAGTAAAATAGTGAAGGATATTCCATTAATAATGCCAAAAGGGGTGGAGGGGATACGTATTTGTTGTTCTGGTCGATTAGGGGGTGCGGAAATAGCTAGAACTGAATGCGGAAAGTATGGAAAAACATCTTGTAATGTATTTAACCATAAAATCGATTATGCTCCTGCGGAAGTATCTACTCGTAACGGAATTTCAGGTGTCAAAGTGCGGATCTCATATAGTAAAAATAAGAAGGGACGTGCTATATCCGAAACGTACGAAATATAG